The following proteins come from a genomic window of Nautilia profundicola AmH:
- a CDS encoding phosphatase — protein MIAIDLGSNTIRAIKYDCATNTKIDEFERIVKTADKLVKTDGITDEAIERIINAINDMKQRFNISENEKIKAIATEALRAAKNKDYVIKKIKEATGIEFEIITPEDEANYTAIAVEKCLEKCGYDNYNHFLLVDIGGGSTEVTVKNKDSILSESFRLGIVTITQRHKTPEAIKIAIKKKMKDVKSFFDFAFNTLRKPKIFVASSGTPTTIAALKLGMNYSNYDGSRVNGTKVTLEDLDYWAEKLMKMEMKKREELVGVGRGDLIISGIYIFKEIFKLAKYKECIVCDDGLREGVAIEECKNI, from the coding sequence GTGATTGCAATAGATTTAGGCAGTAACACAATCAGGGCGATAAAATACGACTGTGCTACGAATACGAAAATAGACGAATTTGAAAGAATTGTCAAAACGGCTGATAAACTTGTAAAAACCGACGGTATTACCGATGAGGCAATTGAAAGAATAATAAACGCCATTAACGATATGAAACAGAGATTTAATATTTCAGAAAATGAAAAAATAAAAGCGATCGCCACGGAGGCGTTAAGAGCCGCTAAAAATAAAGATTATGTTATAAAAAAAATTAAAGAGGCTACGGGTATTGAGTTTGAAATAATTACTCCTGAAGATGAAGCGAATTATACGGCAATTGCAGTTGAAAAATGTCTTGAAAAATGCGGTTATGATAATTACAATCATTTTTTACTGGTTGATATCGGAGGTGGAAGTACTGAAGTTACCGTTAAAAATAAAGACAGTATTTTGAGTGAGAGTTTCAGACTCGGAATTGTCACTATTACACAAAGGCATAAAACTCCTGAAGCGATTAAAATAGCAATAAAGAAGAAAATGAAAGATGTTAAGAGTTTTTTTGATTTTGCATTTAATACTCTTAGAAAACCAAAGATTTTCGTCGCAAGCAGCGGAACACCTACTACAATCGCCGCATTAAAACTCGGAATGAATTATTCAAATTATGACGGCAGCAGGGTAAACGGAACTAAAGTCACTTTGGAAGATCTTGATTACTGGGCTGAAAAACTTATGAAGATGGAAATGAAAAAAAGAGAAGAACTTGTAGGTGTAGGCAGAGGTGATTTGATTATAAGCGGTATATATATTTTCAAAGAGATATTTAAACTTGCAAAATATAAAGAATGTATCGTGTGCGATGACGGTCTCAGAGAGGGTGTGGCAATAGAAGAATGTAAAAACATATAA
- a CDS encoding NAD(P)-binding domain-containing protein yields MSLDKVLDIAIIGAGPGGIASAIEAKLAGIDKVLVLEKADNHSDMIRKFYKPGKRVDKDWQGKKFEFIGNVTFEECSKEEYLEQMEKKIQDAGVADKFKYNHHVYAVEKNKDGLFEIGADHELGVIQAKKVIIAIGRMGKPNKPGYKFPGKIRPRLNFNLDKVQPGEKVMVVGGGDTAGEYAYGLVDMDIGCDVTLNYRRAEITRMNPTNKEIVERYIKEGKLHSKLGVDVESVEPYEEDGVTPPRVKVNFKDGTSEVYDRVVYALGGTSPVDFLKNSGIELNEWGEPTYNEETMESNVEGLYVIGDVVTSAGSIALAFNHAYLAVKDIASKK; encoded by the coding sequence ATGTCTTTAGATAAAGTATTAGACATTGCTATAATCGGAGCAGGACCTGGTGGGATTGCAAGTGCTATAGAAGCAAAATTAGCAGGAATTGATAAAGTATTAGTATTAGAAAAAGCAGACAATCACAGTGATATGATAAGAAAATTCTACAAACCTGGAAAAAGAGTTGATAAAGACTGGCAAGGTAAAAAATTCGAATTTATCGGAAACGTTACATTTGAAGAATGTTCAAAAGAGGAATACCTTGAACAAATGGAGAAAAAAATCCAAGACGCAGGTGTTGCTGACAAATTCAAATACAACCATCACGTATATGCAGTAGAAAAAAATAAAGACGGTCTTTTTGAAATCGGCGCGGATCACGAACTTGGTGTAATTCAAGCTAAAAAAGTAATTATCGCAATCGGAAGAATGGGTAAACCGAATAAACCTGGATACAAATTCCCTGGTAAAATCAGACCAAGACTTAACTTCAACCTTGACAAAGTTCAACCTGGTGAAAAAGTAATGGTAGTTGGTGGTGGTGACACTGCCGGTGAATATGCTTACGGTCTTGTGGATATGGATATCGGGTGTGATGTAACTCTTAACTACAGAAGAGCGGAAATCACAAGAATGAACCCTACTAACAAAGAAATCGTAGAAAGATATATAAAAGAAGGTAAACTTCACTCAAAACTTGGTGTAGACGTTGAAAGCGTTGAGCCATATGAAGAAGACGGTGTAACACCTCCAAGAGTAAAAGTAAACTTCAAAGACGGTACAAGCGAAGTATATGATAGAGTTGTTTATGCACTTGGTGGTACAAGCCCGGTTGATTTCCTTAAAAACAGCGGAATCGAACTAAATGAATGGGGTGAGCCTACTTACAACGAAGAAACTATGGAAAGCAACGTTGAAGGATTATATGTAATCGGTGATGTTGTTACAAGTGCAGGAAGTATCGCACTTGCGTTCAACCATGCATATCTTGCGGTAAAAGATATCGCAAGCAAAAAATAA
- a CDS encoding NAD-dependent deacylase, translated as MSNLYNQAAELIKNSKKAVAFTGAGISVESGIPTFRGPNGLWSKYDPKILDIDYFTLNPKDAWEKIKEIFYDYMQNIKPNDAHYFLADLEKEKMLEAVITQNIDNLHQEAGSKNVIEFHGTAKNLVCMNCFKKYDKDVVDLNDLPPACPKCWGLLKPNFVFFKEPIPKKALEKSLELAQDCDLMLVIGTTGEIQPASQIPILAKENGAKIIEINIEPSNYTNTITDIFLQDKATVASKKLKEELKGAI; from the coding sequence ATGAGCAACTTATATAATCAAGCCGCAGAACTGATAAAAAACTCCAAAAAAGCAGTAGCGTTTACAGGTGCGGGTATTTCCGTAGAAAGCGGGATTCCTACATTCAGAGGTCCAAATGGACTTTGGAGCAAATATGACCCCAAAATACTCGATATAGACTATTTCACCCTTAATCCGAAAGACGCTTGGGAAAAAATAAAAGAGATCTTTTACGATTATATGCAAAACATAAAACCAAACGACGCACACTATTTTTTAGCCGACCTTGAAAAAGAAAAAATGCTTGAAGCAGTTATAACTCAAAACATCGACAACCTGCACCAGGAAGCCGGAAGCAAAAACGTAATAGAATTTCACGGTACCGCTAAAAATCTTGTGTGTATGAACTGCTTTAAAAAATACGACAAAGATGTAGTTGATTTAAATGATTTACCGCCAGCCTGTCCTAAATGCTGGGGATTATTAAAGCCTAATTTCGTATTCTTTAAAGAACCGATACCAAAAAAAGCACTTGAAAAATCACTCGAACTCGCTCAGGATTGTGATTTAATGCTGGTAATCGGTACAACAGGAGAAATCCAACCCGCAAGCCAGATACCTATTTTGGCAAAAGAAAACGGAGCTAAAATTATTGAAATCAATATCGAACCGTCTAATTACACAAATACTATCACTGATATCTTCCTACAAGACAAAGCCACTGTAGCAAGTAAGAAACTGAAAGAAGAACTAAAAGGAGCTATATAA
- a CDS encoding cysteine desulfurase family protein — protein sequence MMVYLDNNSTTPMDNRVKDIYCKSTELFGNVNVIYQLGIDARRAMNEAYDILYPGIGAADEDDIIITSSTSEGNNTVIKTFIDAFLKGSGKKHIITTVSEHSSIKAPCAYAKTLGMEVTYLYTDENGRIDPIELENAIREDTALISVLFASNESGAIQPIKEISQIARKHNIPFHCDGAQAIGKVKVNVRDLGVDYFTFSAHKFHGPKGVGGLYVREGAPYVNLIHGGNQMGGKRGGSVYLNGMIAMAEALKLANEHLDEMHTRVAKLRDKLEEAILQIPDTKSYVDKKYRLPNTVVASFRGIEGESMLWDLNVNGIYAATGSSCSSERLEGSEVLEALGEDPEIAHTGIIFSLSRFTTEEEIDYVIEKLPGIVERLRAISMTYAKVAPK from the coding sequence ATGATGGTATATTTGGATAACAATTCCACAACACCTATGGATAATAGAGTTAAAGATATTTATTGTAAAAGTACTGAGCTTTTTGGAAACGTAAATGTTATTTATCAGCTTGGAATTGATGCAAGACGTGCAATGAACGAAGCTTATGATATATTGTATCCGGGTATCGGAGCGGCAGATGAAGACGATATTATTATTACATCATCGACAAGCGAAGGTAACAATACGGTAATCAAAACATTTATTGACGCGTTTTTAAAAGGCAGCGGTAAAAAACATATTATTACAACAGTTAGCGAACACTCTTCAATAAAAGCGCCTTGCGCATATGCAAAAACTTTGGGAATGGAAGTAACATACCTTTATACGGATGAAAACGGAAGAATTGATCCAATAGAGCTTGAAAACGCCATAAGAGAAGATACTGCACTTATTAGCGTATTGTTTGCAAGTAACGAAAGTGGAGCGATACAACCTATAAAAGAGATTTCTCAAATTGCGAGAAAACATAATATTCCTTTTCACTGTGATGGAGCACAGGCTATTGGAAAAGTAAAAGTGAATGTCAGGGATTTGGGCGTTGATTATTTTACATTCAGTGCACATAAATTTCACGGTCCTAAGGGTGTAGGCGGACTTTATGTAAGAGAGGGTGCTCCGTATGTAAACCTTATACACGGCGGTAATCAGATGGGAGGTAAAAGAGGCGGAAGTGTATACCTTAACGGTATGATTGCAATGGCGGAGGCTTTGAAACTCGCAAATGAACATCTTGATGAAATGCATACAAGGGTTGCAAAACTAAGAGACAAACTCGAAGAAGCCATCCTTCAGATTCCGGATACGAAAAGCTATGTAGATAAAAAATACAGACTTCCTAATACCGTGGTTGCTTCATTTAGAGGGATAGAGGGCGAATCGATGCTTTGGGATCTGAACGTAAACGGTATATACGCGGCTACAGGCAGTAGCTGCAGCAGCGAAAGACTGGAAGGTAGCGAAGTGCTTGAAGCACTTGGAGAAGATCCTGAAATAGCACATACCGGGATAATTTTTTCACTGAGCCGTTTTACTACCGAAGAAGAGATTGATTATGTTATTGAAAAACTGCCTGGTATTGTTGAGAGACTAAGAGCTATATCTATGACATATGCCAAAGTGGCGCCTAAATAA
- a CDS encoding ATP-binding protein, with product MELVYLWIEDYKNIKRQGFTFSPRFKCEFKPQYDENDNLIAEKSELIIEEKKDYINIFPDNINVTAIVGKNGAGKSSVFEILKYQNYTFLILYDTKKNFFYIDKKNNIKIILKNVSKKIENKNLSNVFFSHSSDILDISLFFNSNNSIYNVSDILTKDNFEYFSPLHKQMLLVTNGITFNFRNFYKSVNSLLLKYFLTNKIKNYFFNPNIFYLDNYDVTYIIYRLSNILSYYSDITNELLKINENNIFYNELKENKKIDYVIYLYCFLKQFKIDNEINDDIFLYSLKNKILPEFNYLQRKCSSLKEIINKILIVYNSKDKKIEIDLMKKILNDNLLQDIFSELISIELIDTKYNKNYIDLSSGEKNFLLILSIIFDALDKFNLFLLDELENFIHPNLIKNLINEILKLLHNKKNFYHLILSTHSPFILSDIPKENIIFMKDGKNVSNEVDIETFGANIHTLLTHGFFMEDGLMGEYAKSQIDEVIKYLNHDDSKIKSDDEAQKLINIIGEPIIRKQLQRMLDSKRLNKIDKIDKIDELEKEIELLKARIEILRKKS from the coding sequence ATGGAACTTGTTTATTTATGGATAGAAGATTATAAAAATATAAAACGTCAGGGGTTTACTTTTTCCCCAAGGTTTAAGTGTGAATTTAAACCCCAATATGATGAAAATGATAATTTAATTGCAGAAAAGAGCGAACTGATTATAGAAGAGAAAAAAGATTATATTAATATTTTTCCCGATAATATCAACGTAACTGCAATTGTTGGAAAGAACGGGGCAGGGAAGAGTAGTGTTTTTGAAATTTTAAAATATCAAAATTATACTTTTTTAATTTTATATGATACTAAAAAAAATTTTTTTTATATTGATAAAAAAAATAATATTAAAATCATATTGAAAAATGTGAGTAAAAAAATTGAGAATAAGAATTTATCAAATGTTTTTTTCTCACATAGTTCAGATATTTTAGATATATCACTTTTTTTTAATTCTAATAATAGTATTTACAATGTTTCAGACATTTTAACAAAAGATAATTTTGAGTATTTTTCACCATTGCATAAGCAAATGTTATTAGTAACTAATGGAATAACTTTTAATTTTCGTAATTTTTATAAGAGTGTTAATTCTTTACTTTTAAAGTATTTTTTAACAAATAAAATAAAAAATTATTTTTTTAATCCAAATATTTTTTATCTTGATAATTACGATGTGACATATATTATTTACAGGTTATCGAATATATTATCATATTATTCGGATATTACAAATGAATTATTAAAAATAAATGAAAATAATATTTTTTATAATGAACTAAAGGAAAACAAAAAAATTGATTATGTAATATATCTATATTGTTTCTTAAAACAATTTAAGATTGACAATGAAATTAATGATGATATTTTTTTATATAGTTTAAAAAATAAAATATTACCTGAATTTAATTATTTACAAAGAAAATGTAGTTCATTAAAAGAAATTATTAATAAAATTTTAATAGTTTATAATAGTAAAGATAAAAAAATAGAGATTGATTTGATGAAAAAAATACTAAATGATAATTTACTTCAAGATATTTTTTCTGAATTAATAAGTATAGAACTAATCGATACAAAATATAATAAAAATTATATTGATTTAAGTTCAGGAGAAAAAAATTTCTTATTAATATTAAGTATAATATTTGATGCTTTAGATAAGTTTAATTTATTTTTATTAGATGAGTTAGAAAATTTTATACATCCAAATCTAATTAAAAATTTAATCAATGAAATATTAAAATTATTACATAATAAAAAAAACTTTTATCATTTAATTTTATCAACACACTCCCCATTTATTCTTTCAGACATTCCAAAAGAAAATATCATTTTTATGAAAGATGGTAAAAATGTTAGTAATGAAGTTGATATTGAAACGTTTGGAGCTAATATTCATACTCTTTTGACTCATGGATTTTTTATGGAAGACGGGCTTATGGGTGAGTATGCTAAAAGTCAAATTGATGAAGTTATTAAATATCTAAATCATGATGATTCTAAAATAAAATCTGACGATGAAGCTCAAAAATTAATCAATATTATTGGTGAGCCAATAATTAGAAAACAACTACAGAGAATGCTTGATTCTAAGAGATTAAATAAAATTGATAAAATTGACAAAATTGATGAATTAGAAAAAGAAATAGAGCTTTTAAAAGCAAGAATTGAAATTTTAAGGAAAAAAAGTTGA
- a CDS encoding acetolactate synthase large subunit produces the protein MKLTGAQIVIESLIKENVEVVFGYPGGAIMNVYDEIYKQNSFKHILAKHEQGAVHMADGYARATGNVGVAMVTSGPGLTNAVTGIATAYTDSIPMVIISGQVPTTAIGTDAFQEVDAVGVTRPITKHNFLVKDVKDLPFIMKEAFYLAKSGRPGPVHIDIPKDVTVAKTKFEYPEKIELITYKPTYKGNKRAIKRAVDAIKRAKKPVFYVGGGAVLSGAYELVREVVKLTKIPTVETLMARGVIRYDCPYLLGMVGMHGTYAANMAMNDADLIISLGARFDDRVTGKLDEFAKHADIVHIDIDPSQIGKVVPTKYPIVGDLKNVLEDMLPLLIEEIEPERYEEWREILNRYQELYPLKYNDDDTVIKPQWAIQKTGEIAPEDAVISTDVGQHQMWTAQFYPFTYPRQLLTSGGLGTMGFGFPAALGAKEGVKDRVVINFTGDGSIMMNIQEVLTGYKYKLPVINIILNNNYLGMVRQWQTMFYDDRLSETDLSDVQPDFVKLAESMGGIGFRVKTKDEFEKALKEAIESKKVAFLDVQIDRREDVLPMVPPNSPLKNMLIFKEDK, from the coding sequence ATGAAATTGACCGGCGCTCAAATAGTAATTGAAAGTCTTATAAAAGAGAATGTTGAGGTTGTTTTCGGATATCCCGGCGGGGCTATTATGAATGTTTATGATGAAATATATAAACAAAATTCATTTAAACACATTTTGGCTAAACACGAACAGGGTGCCGTACATATGGCCGACGGATACGCAAGGGCAACAGGAAATGTAGGTGTTGCCATGGTTACAAGTGGGCCGGGACTTACCAATGCGGTTACCGGTATCGCTACTGCGTATACGGACTCGATTCCGATGGTAATTATATCAGGACAGGTACCTACTACTGCAATTGGGACGGACGCATTCCAGGAAGTTGACGCGGTTGGTGTTACAAGACCTATTACAAAACACAATTTCCTTGTAAAAGACGTAAAAGACTTGCCTTTTATTATGAAAGAAGCGTTTTATCTTGCAAAAAGCGGAAGACCGGGACCTGTGCATATTGATATCCCTAAAGACGTTACTGTTGCAAAAACTAAATTCGAATATCCTGAAAAAATTGAACTTATCACATACAAACCAACATACAAAGGTAATAAAAGAGCGATAAAAAGAGCGGTTGATGCAATAAAAAGAGCGAAAAAACCAGTATTTTACGTAGGTGGCGGAGCAGTTCTTAGTGGTGCGTATGAACTTGTAAGAGAAGTAGTAAAACTTACAAAAATACCTACTGTTGAAACACTTATGGCAAGAGGCGTTATAAGATATGATTGTCCGTATCTACTCGGAATGGTTGGAATGCATGGAACATATGCGGCGAATATGGCTATGAATGATGCGGATTTAATAATATCTCTTGGTGCAAGATTTGATGACAGGGTTACCGGTAAACTTGACGAGTTTGCGAAACATGCGGATATCGTTCATATAGATATAGATCCGAGCCAGATAGGTAAAGTGGTGCCTACAAAATATCCGATAGTCGGTGATTTGAAAAACGTACTTGAAGATATGCTTCCACTACTGATTGAAGAAATTGAACCTGAAAGATATGAAGAGTGGAGGGAAATATTAAACAGATATCAAGAACTCTATCCACTGAAATACAATGATGACGACACTGTAATAAAACCTCAGTGGGCAATTCAAAAAACAGGTGAAATTGCACCGGAAGATGCCGTTATTTCTACAGATGTTGGTCAGCATCAGATGTGGACAGCTCAGTTTTATCCGTTTACATATCCAAGACAGCTTCTTACAAGCGGTGGGCTTGGAACTATGGGATTCGGATTCCCTGCAGCGCTTGGTGCAAAAGAGGGAGTTAAAGACAGAGTTGTTATAAACTTTACAGGTGACGGTAGTATTATGATGAATATTCAGGAAGTTCTTACGGGATATAAATATAAACTTCCTGTTATAAATATTATTTTAAACAACAACTATCTTGGTATGGTTAGACAGTGGCAAACAATGTTTTATGACGACAGACTCAGTGAAACGGATCTTAGCGACGTTCAGCCTGATTTTGTTAAACTTGCCGAAAGTATGGGCGGAATCGGATTTAGGGTTAAAACGAAAGATGAATTTGAAAAAGCCTTAAAAGAAGCTATTGAGTCTAAAAAAGTAGCATTTTTGGATGTACAGATTGACAGACGTGAAGATGTTTTACCAATGGTACCTCCTAACTCACCACTAAAAAATATGCTAATATTTAAGGAAGACAAATGA
- a CDS encoding HNH endonuclease translates to MRIILKKENIIKNFRYIVYNKVFKTEKTQKLKKDFIEVIKYLKKIFPNQNIHDFLFSDNIHSLATTIGEKSFPNNIKDRIDNLYNKLRGEWGKEIVEITGIKVCPYCNRNYIFNYKENNNNLKTTIELDHYFPKSKYPYLALNPYNLIPICHTCNKKKSDESFKIYPYKDNIDDYFKFKFKFVNNEMSKEDIKKYSFFDEKFIEIEIEEKTSLDEWYKEYIEGLYAEHKDIISEMLLREHIYPESFIQELYNNYGRLLFNSIDEIQGLIHCNYVEKEKINKRPLSKFLKDISEELGLI, encoded by the coding sequence ATGAGAATAATTTTAAAAAAAGAAAATATAATAAAAAACTTTCGATACATCGTTTATAATAAAGTCTTTAAAACAGAAAAAACACAAAAACTAAAAAAGGATTTCATTGAGGTAATAAAGTATTTAAAAAAAATTTTTCCAAACCAAAATATACACGATTTTTTATTTTCTGATAATATTCATTCCTTAGCTACAACAATTGGTGAAAAATCATTTCCTAATAATATAAAAGATAGAATTGATAATTTATATAATAAATTAAGAGGAGAATGGGGAAAGGAAATTGTCGAAATTACAGGTATCAAAGTTTGTCCTTATTGTAATAGAAATTATATATTTAATTATAAAGAAAACAATAATAATCTTAAAACTACAATAGAATTAGATCATTATTTTCCTAAAAGTAAATATCCATATTTAGCATTGAATCCTTATAATTTGATTCCTATTTGTCATACTTGTAATAAAAAAAAGAGTGATGAGAGTTTTAAAATTTATCCGTATAAAGATAATATCGATGATTACTTTAAGTTTAAGTTTAAATTTGTAAATAATGAAATGAGTAAAGAGGATATAAAAAAATATTCTTTTTTCGATGAAAAATTCATAGAAATAGAAATAGAGGAAAAAACTTCATTGGATGAATGGTATAAAGAATATATTGAGGGTTTATATGCTGAACATAAAGATATTATAAGTGAAATGTTATTGAGAGAACATATTTATCCTGAAAGTTTCATACAAGAACTTTACAACAATTACGGAAGATTGCTTTTTAATTCGATAGATGAAATTCAAGGACTAATTCATTGTAATTATGTGGAAAAAGAAAAAATAAACAAACGTCCATTATCCAAATTTTTAAAAGACATTTCAGAAGAATTGGGACTTATATAG
- a CDS encoding glutamate-5-semialdehyde dehydrogenase produces the protein MKEVLRKVKDASRVTATLNGEIKRKILKEMAEALEQNSSLIINENKKDLKYANENNLSAALIDRLYLDEKRIGSMADALRDIATLKDPVGRVIDGWMLDNGLRIEKVKIPIGVIGIIYESRPNVTSDAAGLCFMSGNACILKGGKEAMYSNIAIINVLRDVLERNSLPKDAVSLLPDYSREGVYKLIQEDKYVDLIIPRGGEKLIKFVSENSKVPVVKHDKGLCHIYIHKDANIDEAVKISVNAKVQRPGVCNAVETLLVDESVKNEILPKLKAEMEKEGVELRGCEKTLEVIDINKATEEDWNTEYLDKILSIKVVRDLNEAIEHIQTYGSGHSDSIITENYSASEEFLNRVDSACVYVNASTRFTDGGEFGFGAEVGISTNKLHARGPMGIDDLTTYKYKIYGNGQIRE, from the coding sequence ATGAAAGAAGTGTTACGAAAAGTAAAAGATGCTTCCAGAGTAACAGCTACGCTAAACGGTGAAATAAAAAGAAAAATTTTAAAAGAAATGGCTGAAGCGTTAGAACAAAATTCTTCGCTTATAATTAATGAAAATAAAAAAGATTTAAAATACGCAAATGAAAATAATCTTTCAGCAGCTCTTATTGACAGACTTTATCTTGATGAAAAAAGAATAGGGTCAATGGCAGACGCACTTCGTGATATTGCTACGCTTAAAGACCCTGTCGGAAGAGTGATTGACGGATGGATGCTTGATAATGGACTTAGAATTGAAAAGGTGAAAATCCCTATCGGTGTAATCGGAATTATTTACGAAAGCAGACCAAATGTAACAAGTGACGCGGCGGGGCTTTGTTTTATGAGCGGTAACGCATGTATTTTAAAAGGCGGTAAGGAGGCGATGTATTCAAATATAGCTATTATAAATGTATTAAGAGACGTGCTTGAAAGAAATTCACTTCCAAAAGACGCCGTCTCACTGCTTCCTGATTACTCAAGAGAGGGCGTATATAAACTGATACAGGAAGATAAGTATGTTGATTTGATCATACCAAGAGGAGGGGAAAAACTTATTAAATTTGTAAGTGAAAACTCAAAAGTTCCCGTTGTTAAACATGATAAGGGACTGTGCCACATTTATATACATAAAGATGCAAATATCGATGAAGCCGTTAAAATAAGTGTAAATGCAAAAGTTCAAAGACCCGGAGTCTGTAACGCCGTAGAAACACTGCTTGTAGATGAAAGCGTAAAAAATGAAATATTGCCTAAACTAAAAGCAGAAATGGAAAAAGAAGGCGTGGAGCTTAGAGGATGTGAAAAAACCCTTGAGGTGATTGATATAAATAAAGCAACTGAAGAAGACTGGAATACGGAATATTTAGATAAAATTCTGTCTATAAAAGTAGTAAGAGATTTAAATGAAGCTATTGAGCATATCCAAACATACGGATCAGGGCATAGTGATTCGATAATTACCGAAAATTACAGTGCAAGTGAAGAATTTTTAAACAGGGTTGACAGTGCATGTGTATATGTAAACGCATCCACGAGATTTACCGACGGAGGAGAATTCGGATTTGGAGCGGAAGTCGGTATTTCAACAAACAAACTTCATGCAAGAGGCCCTATGGGTATTGATGATTTAACAACATACAAATATAAAATCTACGGAAACGGACAGATAAGAGAATAA
- the lpxD gene encoding UDP-3-O-(3-hydroxymyristoyl)glucosamine N-acyltransferase, producing MCERNINNKTFTLKEICQYLELDCDNDAEIQGINTLHDANENEISFLENPKYEKFLKNTKAKAVLIRKEDADKLPEGVIPLITDEPYLKLAILTKLFVKDPWEDGGYQIAFSAKVHPSVQIGKGARIGKNSVIMPGCVIGPDVEIGDNCVIYPNVTVYRDTQIGNNVKIHAGSVIGSDGFGYAHTKDGRHIKIYHLGFVEIEDDVEIGANTTIDRGVFGKTVIKKGTIIDNLVQIAHNCEVGEGSILVSQVGLAGSTKLGHHVVMGGQSATAGHLEVAPMTTIAARGGVSKSIKKPGVYSGFPLMPHKQWLKLQGLLNRLLKKS from the coding sequence ATGTGCGAAAGAAATATAAATAATAAAACGTTTACTTTAAAAGAAATTTGTCAATATTTAGAATTGGATTGTGATAATGATGCTGAAATACAAGGAATAAACACACTTCATGATGCAAACGAAAATGAAATAAGCTTTTTGGAAAACCCTAAATATGAAAAATTTTTAAAAAACACAAAAGCAAAAGCAGTTTTAATCAGAAAGGAAGACGCGGATAAACTTCCCGAGGGAGTTATACCACTGATAACCGACGAGCCTTATTTAAAATTGGCTATCCTTACTAAACTTTTTGTAAAAGATCCTTGGGAAGACGGTGGATATCAAATAGCGTTCAGCGCAAAAGTCCATCCGTCCGTTCAAATAGGAAAAGGAGCAAGAATAGGTAAAAACAGTGTGATTATGCCTGGATGTGTAATAGGTCCTGATGTGGAAATAGGGGACAACTGTGTTATTTATCCAAATGTGACAGTTTACAGAGATACGCAAATAGGAAACAATGTAAAAATTCATGCAGGCAGTGTTATTGGAAGTGACGGGTTCGGATATGCGCACACAAAAGATGGAAGGCATATTAAAATTTATCATTTGGGCTTTGTTGAAATTGAAGACGATGTGGAAATCGGTGCAAATACCACAATCGACAGAGGGGTGTTTGGTAAAACAGTAATAAAAAAAGGAACTATTATCGATAATCTGGTTCAAATAGCACATAACTGCGAAGTGGGAGAAGGATCAATACTTGTTTCACAAGTAGGACTTGCCGGAAGTACAAAACTCGGACACCATGTTGTAATGGGCGGACAAAGTGCTACGGCGGGGCATTTGGAAGTAGCTCCTATGACTACGATTGCCGCAAGGGGAGGTGTAAGTAAAAGTATAAAAAAACCGGGAGTGTACAGCGGATTTCCGTTAATGCCTCATAAGCAATGGTTAAAGCTTCAAGGACTTTTAAACAGACTTCTTAAAAAATCTTGA
- the ilvN gene encoding acetolactate synthase small subunit, with the protein MKRIISVIVENEHGVLARIVNMFAGRGYNITSLTVAPIPNSEFSRMTIVSEGDPKVFEQIVKQLHKLIPVYKVIESDDFIEKEMAMVKFPIENHLADIDALARCYNGSISNVGEKHVIVSVVDRPVRIDNFLKAIKKYKPIEIVRSGASVIER; encoded by the coding sequence ATGAAAAGAATAATATCGGTAATAGTGGAAAACGAACACGGTGTGCTCGCAAGAATCGTTAATATGTTTGCCGGGCGTGGTTATAATATAACTTCTTTAACTGTAGCACCGATTCCAAACAGTGAATTTTCGAGAATGACAATAGTGAGTGAGGGTGATCCTAAAGTATTTGAGCAGATTGTAAAGCAGCTTCATAAACTGATTCCTGTGTATAAAGTTATTGAAAGCGACGACTTTATAGAAAAAGAGATGGCCATGGTTAAGTTTCCGATAGAAAACCATTTGGCAGATATTGATGCACTTGCGAGATGTTATAACGGAAGTATAAGCAACGTGGGTGAAAAACACGTAATAGTAAGTGTGGTTGATAGACCTGTAAGAATTGACAACTTTTTAAAAGCCATTAAAAAGTATAAACCTATTGAGATAGTAAGAAGCGGAGCGAGTGTTATCGAAAGATAA